In Streptomyces qaidamensis, one DNA window encodes the following:
- a CDS encoding TetR/AcrR family transcriptional regulator gives MPKPVVPEEKRRRRRPTKSGTVLSEELIVETALRMLREHGSAGLTARRLGLALDADPSTLYRYFRGMDDLTLAMGDALIGQALQGWRPTGEWRADLRSFGLRIHAAYLAHPQAALLTTNRVTGRAHELAADEAVLDVLRTAGFPLPDTVRIYHAFIDQTLAFAALDAASLALPSDSLHADEDMWRSTYARLPATTHPRIAEAAPLLATRMLTSAYPAALEMLLDSAAARLEAVNDA, from the coding sequence GTGCCCAAGCCCGTGGTGCCCGAGGAGAAACGCCGCCGGCGCAGGCCCACCAAGAGCGGCACCGTGCTGTCCGAGGAACTGATCGTCGAGACCGCGCTGCGCATGCTGCGCGAACACGGCAGCGCGGGACTGACCGCCCGCCGGCTGGGTCTCGCCCTGGACGCCGACCCGAGCACGCTCTACCGCTACTTCCGGGGCATGGACGACCTGACCCTCGCCATGGGCGACGCGCTCATCGGCCAGGCCCTTCAGGGCTGGCGGCCCACGGGGGAGTGGCGGGCGGACCTCAGGTCCTTCGGGCTGCGCATCCACGCCGCGTATCTCGCCCATCCGCAGGCGGCCCTGCTGACCACGAACCGCGTCACGGGCCGGGCCCACGAGCTGGCCGCAGACGAGGCCGTCCTGGACGTCCTGCGCACGGCCGGTTTCCCGCTGCCCGACACCGTGCGCATCTACCACGCGTTCATCGACCAGACCCTGGCCTTCGCCGCCCTGGACGCCGCCTCCCTGGCCCTGCCGAGCGACTCGCTGCACGCCGACGAGGACATGTGGCGCTCGACGTACGCCCGCCTGCCCGCCACGACCCACCCGCGCATCGCCGAGGCGGCGCCCCTGCTCGCGACCCGCATGCTCACCAGCGCCTATCCGGCGGCTCTGGAGATGCTGCTGGACAGCGCGGCGGCCCGGCTGGAGGCCGTCAACGACGCATGA
- a CDS encoding saccharopine dehydrogenase family protein yields MRVLLVGAGGVGGAITRIAARRPFFEAMVVADYDPARAEAAVAALAGDPRFTAEQVDAGDEAAVTRLLAWHRCDVLLNATDPRFVMPLFRAARAAGATYLDMAMSLSRPHAERPYEECGVKLGDEQFAQAADWEKEGLLALVGMGVEPGLSDVFARHAADELFDEIEEIGIRDGANLTVDGYDFAPSFSIWTTIEECLNPPVVYETGKGWFTTEPFSEPEVFDFPEGIGPVECVNVEHEEVLLVPRWVDARRVTFKYGLGREFVETLKTLHLLGLDRTDPVTVPGPDGPVAVSPRDVVAACLPDPATLGERMHGKTCAGTWVRGVKDGEPREVYLYHVVDNQWSMTEYGSQAVVWQTAVNPVVALELLATGTWSGAGVLGPEAFPARPFLDLLTAYGSPWGMREQ; encoded by the coding sequence ATGCGTGTACTGCTCGTGGGTGCCGGTGGTGTGGGCGGGGCGATCACCCGGATCGCGGCCCGGCGGCCGTTCTTCGAGGCCATGGTGGTGGCCGACTACGACCCGGCTCGGGCCGAGGCGGCGGTCGCGGCGCTGGCGGGCGACCCGCGGTTCACCGCCGAGCAGGTGGACGCGGGCGACGAGGCGGCGGTGACCCGCCTGCTGGCCTGGCACCGCTGCGACGTCCTCCTCAACGCCACCGACCCCCGCTTCGTGATGCCGCTGTTCCGCGCCGCCCGCGCCGCGGGCGCCACCTATCTCGACATGGCGATGTCGCTGTCCCGCCCGCACGCCGAGCGGCCCTATGAGGAGTGCGGGGTCAAGCTCGGCGACGAACAGTTCGCGCAGGCGGCCGACTGGGAGAAGGAGGGGCTGCTGGCCCTCGTCGGCATGGGCGTGGAGCCGGGCCTGTCGGACGTGTTCGCGCGGCACGCCGCCGACGAACTCTTCGACGAGATCGAGGAGATCGGCATCCGCGACGGCGCGAACCTGACCGTCGACGGCTACGACTTCGCGCCCTCCTTCAGCATCTGGACCACCATCGAGGAGTGCCTCAACCCGCCGGTCGTCTACGAGACGGGCAAGGGCTGGTTCACCACCGAGCCCTTCAGCGAGCCCGAGGTCTTCGACTTCCCCGAGGGCATCGGCCCGGTCGAGTGCGTGAACGTGGAGCACGAGGAAGTGCTGCTCGTCCCGCGCTGGGTCGACGCCCGCCGGGTGACCTTCAAGTACGGCCTGGGCCGGGAGTTCGTCGAGACGCTGAAGACGCTGCACCTGCTGGGCCTGGACCGCACCGACCCGGTGACGGTGCCCGGGCCGGACGGGCCGGTGGCGGTCTCGCCCCGGGACGTGGTCGCCGCGTGTCTGCCCGACCCGGCGACGCTCGGCGAGCGGATGCACGGCAAGACGTGCGCGGGCACCTGGGTGCGGGGCGTGAAGGACGGCGAGCCCCGCGAGGTGTACCTCTACCACGTGGTCGACAACCAGTGGTCCATGACGGAGTACGGCTCCCAGGCCGTGGTGTGGCAGACGGCGGTCAACCCCGTGGTCGCGCTCGAACTCCTCGCGACGGGCACCTGGTCCGGTGCGGGCGTCCTCGGCCCGGAGGCCTTCCCCGCGCGGCCCTTCCTGGACCTGCTGACGGCCTATGGCTCCCCCTGGGGCATGCGGGAGCAATGA
- a CDS encoding WhiB family transcriptional regulator, translating to MDNWRDHAACRHEDPELFFPIGTSGPALLQTEQAKGVCRRRCPVQEQCLQWALDTGQSIGVWGGTSENERRALKRRTAARRRSG from the coding sequence ATGGACAACTGGCGAGACCACGCTGCCTGTCGGCACGAGGACCCCGAGCTCTTCTTCCCGATCGGTACCTCCGGCCCGGCTCTGCTCCAGACCGAGCAGGCCAAGGGGGTGTGCCGACGGCGCTGCCCGGTGCAGGAGCAGTGTCTGCAATGGGCCCTGGACACAGGTCAGTCCATCGGCGTGTGGGGCGGGACGAGCGAGAACGAACGGCGTGCGCTGAAGCGCCGCACGGCCGCCCGCCGCCGCTCCGGCTGA